The following is a genomic window from Miltoncostaea oceani.
GGCTCGGGCACCGCCCTCGGCCTGGTCGCCGGCGCGCAGTTCCTCCCGATCCTGCTGCTCGCCCCCTACGGCGGGCTGCTCGCCGACCGGATGGACAAGCGGCGCCTCCTGATCGCCACCCAGGTCGCCCTCGGCGCCATCGCGCTGACCCTCGGCGTCCTCACCGTCACCGGGGCCGTCGAGCTCTGGATGGTCATCGCCCTCGCCCTCGCGCTCGGCCTGGTGACCGCCTGCGACAACCCGGCGCGGCAGAGCTTCGCCCAGGAGATGGTGGGCGCCGGCAACCTGCGCAACGCCGTCAGCCTCAACAGCGTCCTCGTGAACAGCGCGCGCGCGGTGGGGCCGGCGGTGGCGGGCGTCCTGATCGCGACGGTCGGCACCGGCCTCTGCTTCCTCATCAACGCCGCGAGCTACATCGCGGTCGTCGTCGCCCTCGCCGGCATGGACGTCGCGGCCCTCCGCCCGGCGCCGCGCGCCGCCCGCGAGCCGCGTCAGGTGCGCCAGGGCCTCAGCTACGTCGCGCACACCCCCGACCTGCTCGTCCCCCTGATGATGCTCGCCGTCGTCGGCACGCTCGCCTACGAGTTCCAGGTCGTGCTGCCGCTGCTCGCGGAGGGCACCTTCGGCGGCGGCGCCGGCACCTACGGCCTGCTCACCTCGGCGATGGGGGCGGGCGCCATCGTCGGCGGGCTGGTGGTCGCCGGCCGCGGCCGCACCGGGCTGCCGGCCCTGACGCTCGCGGCGGCGACGTTCGGCGCCGCGATCCTCGTGGCGGCCGCCGCACCGACCGTCGCGGTCGCGCTCGTCGCGCTCGCGGTCGTCGGCGCCACCAGCGTCACGTTCCTCGCCGTCGGCAACACCACCCTCCAGCTCACCGCGGAGCCCCGGTTCCGCGGCCGCGTGATGGCGCTCTGGGCCGTGGCGTTCCTCGGCAGCACGCCCGTCGGGGCGCCCCTCATCGGCGCGGTCTCGGAGCACCTCGGCGCCCGCGGGGGCCTCGTCATCGGCGGCGTCGCGTGCCTCGTCGCCGCGGGCATGGGGGCGGTCGCCTCCGCCCGCCGCCGCGACCACGACGGACGCCCCCGGACGGTGGAGCCGCATCCCGCCTGACGCACGGCGGACCCACGAATCGACCACGTCGACGCGGTCCCGCGCAACTCCTCCGGGTGGGTCCGCAACCTGCAACAGACGAAACGCCGATTTCAGCCCGGTCGCAACGCGCGGACCTTTACGGAGCCACCCCGGGCGTGATCCTTGTCGAGTCCACGGCCCGCAGAGGGCCCTCGCGCGGTCGTCCCAGGAGGAGTGTCCATGGCTGTGAAGACCCTGCCCACGATGCGGATGAGGAGACTCGGCGCGCTCGCGGCCATCGCGGTGGTCGGCGGCGCCGGCGCCGGGATCGCCATCGCCGCGACCCCCCACCAGTCCGGGGTCGGCTTCACCTGCGAGGGCAAGCTCGCCACGCAGGTCGGGACCGAGGCGGCGGACAACATCACGGGCACCCCCAACGCCGACGTCATCGTGACCCTCGGCGGGAACGACACGGTCAACGGCGGAGGCGGCGACGACGTCATCTGCCTCGGCGACGGCAACGAC
Proteins encoded in this region:
- a CDS encoding MFS transporter, with product MIRAWAGGTFAALATPNYRRYFAGQAVSLVGTWMQTVAQAWLVLEMTGSGTALGLVAGAQFLPILLLAPYGGLLADRMDKRRLLIATQVALGAIALTLGVLTVTGAVELWMVIALALALGLVTACDNPARQSFAQEMVGAGNLRNAVSLNSVLVNSARAVGPAVAGVLIATVGTGLCFLINAASYIAVVVALAGMDVAALRPAPRAAREPRQVRQGLSYVAHTPDLLVPLMMLAVVGTLAYEFQVVLPLLAEGTFGGGAGTYGLLTSAMGAGAIVGGLVVAGRGRTGLPALTLAAATFGAAILVAAAAPTVAVALVALAVVGATSVTFLAVGNTTLQLTAEPRFRGRVMALWAVAFLGSTPVGAPLIGAVSEHLGARGGLVIGGVACLVAAGMGAVASARRRDHDGRPRTVEPHPA